CCCACCATCCGCCCGGTGGGCTCGAATTTCGGAACTCCCACGGCTCCAGCCACCCGCACCCTTCAAGATGTCATTCGTGGTCTCGATGGTGCTAATACCGAGATGGTGGAGCGCGGGAAAACCATCTTTTTCCCCGGCGACCCCGCTGAAAAGGTTTATCTGATTCGTCGAGGTGCCGTCCGCCTCTCCAGGGTTTATGAATCCGGCGAGGAAATCACTGTTGCCCTGTTGCGAGAAAACAGTTTGTTTGGCGTTCTGTCGTTGCTGACAGGTCACCGCTCCGATCGCTTTTATCACTCAATCGCTTTCACAAGGGTGGAGATGGTGACGGCTCCAGCCACATCCGTGCGGCAGGCCATTGAAGACGACACCAGTGTGGGATTGCTGTTGTTGCAGGGGCTGTCCAGCAGGATTCTCCAGACTGAAACGATGATCGAAACCCTCACCCATCGAGACATGTCATCTCGGCTGGTGAGCTTTCTGCTGGTGCTTTGTCGAGATTTCGGTGTGCCTGGTCAACGGGGGATCACCATCGATTTACGCCTTTCTCACCAAGCCATTGCCGAGGCGATCGGGTCCACACGCGTCACGATCACGCGTCTCCTGGGGGACCTCAAGTCATCGAGCCTTGTCGATATCGATCGCAAAAAGATCACTGTTCTCGATCCAATCGCTCTCGCCAAGCGGTTCAGCTGACCATGCAGGTGAAGATGGAGCTCCCATCCGAACTCTGATCCTTCATTTTCCGTGACCGGCTGGTTTCTACTTCTCGCCCTGCTTGTGCTTGGAGGCGTGCTCTCAACCCTGGGGGACCGCCTTGGCTCTCGCGTGGGGAAAGCTCGGCTGAGCTTGCTTGGACTGCGTCCCAAGCGCACAGCCGTGGTGATCACGGTGTTGACCGGCAGTCTAATTAGTGCGCTTTCCCTTGGACTCCTGCTCTTGGTCAGTCGGCAACTCAGGGTCGGGCTGTTTGAACTGAATGCTCTCGAAGCCAAATTAAGGAGCAGTC
This Synechococcus sp. WH 8016 DNA region includes the following protein-coding sequences:
- the ntcA gene encoding global nitrogen regulator NtcA gives rise to the protein MAEVSRGFSRYAPPTIRPVGSNFGTPTAPATRTLQDVIRGLDGANTEMVERGKTIFFPGDPAEKVYLIRRGAVRLSRVYESGEEITVALLRENSLFGVLSLLTGHRSDRFYHSIAFTRVEMVTAPATSVRQAIEDDTSVGLLLLQGLSSRILQTETMIETLTHRDMSSRLVSFLLVLCRDFGVPGQRGITIDLRLSHQAIAEAIGSTRVTITRLLGDLKSSSLVDIDRKKITVLDPIALAKRFS